The Candidatus Tumulicola sp. DNA segment CGCTTGCACGATGCCAGGTTCTGCTCGCTGAAGAAGCCGCGATCCGAGCCATACAGCTCCGGCGCCCGGCCAAAGGCTTGCCTGTGGCACTGGAGGGAGGACACCACGTGGACCTCGTCGGGCGGGTTACCCTTCAACACCTCGTATTGCGTGATCAAGCCTCGTGCACTTTCGGCGAGGAAGACCTTGTGGCCGAACTCGATCGGCGTGCGTACCTTGCCGCGCTTGATCAGGTCGGTATGGGGCTCGAAGATGGAATAGACCTTCTCGCCGGTGGGGACCTGCTCACCATCGAGCACGCGACGCCGCGTCTGGTCGATGACGCGATCTCCCAGCCCGCAAAAATGCTCGATCTGTTTGCGCAGCTCCTCGATGGCCATGTCGGCGAGCATGTCCTTGCCGCGCATCGTGCGGGTTTTTTCGAGCCCAGCTCGCGCGTTCCCAACGACGTCCTCGGCAATGCCGATGAGCACCCGGTATGTCCCGGTCTGCTGCGCCTGGCGCTGCCTCGTCGTCATGCGCTGGATCTCGTACATCCGACGCCGCGCCGCGCGCGTGCGGTCGCAAAACCCCTTGATCCGCGGCAATTCCAGCGCTTTTCCCAGACGGCGAACAAAGCGTGTGACGACGCGGACCACGTCCCATAGCAAGGTGTTGTCGGTCGGATGATGGATGTCGGTCTGCACTACCGTCGTGTCGACCCGCAGCTTTGCACCGTCCTCCAATCCGAGCTCGACCGCCGCTCGAACCAGTAGATCGTTCGCCACTTTCAGTGTCTGTGGTGTCAGCCGGATGAAGCCGCGCTGAAACGCGTCATGCTTCGGCACCGGCGCGCAGTAGAAGTCCGTGAACCGACGCAGCGTCAATCCATCGGCGATGCGTTCGCGCAACTCGCGATAGTCCCAGTTCTTGAGCCGCATCAGAACCAGCGAGCGCAAAATCTGCGTCGCCGTCAACCCGTTGCGACCGCTGCCAGGTCGCTTCAGGCCACGCACCAGATCTCGCCGGATTCTCTCGATGATGTCCCGCTGTTCGTCGAGAAAATCGGATATGGCCTCCAGCCGCGGCTCCAGGTGCACACCCTGCTCACCCTGCCGGATCAACTCCCAATCGGCAAAACTGATCTGCCGCGCCGTCGCTCTCACGCTGCTCAGCTCTTCCTACTTTTTGGCGCTTTGGGCCGCTCTC contains these protein-coding regions:
- a CDS encoding ISNCY family transposase, with translation MRATARQISFADWELIRQGEQGVHLEPRLEAISDFLDEQRDIIERIRRDLVRGLKRPGSGRNGLTATQILRSLVLMRLKNWDYRELRERIADGLTLRRFTDFYCAPVPKHDAFQRGFIRLTPQTLKVANDLLVRAAVELGLEDGAKLRVDTTVVQTDIHHPTDNTLLWDVVRVVTRFVRRLGKALELPRIKGFCDRTRAARRRMYEIQRMTTRQRQAQQTGTYRVLIGIAEDVVGNARAGLEKTRTMRGKDMLADMAIEELRKQIEHFCGLGDRVIDQTRRRVLDGEQVPTGEKVYSIFEPHTDLIKRGKVRTPIEFGHKVFLAESARGLITQYEVLKGNPPDEVHVVSSLQCHRQAFGRAPELYGSDRGFFSEQNLASCKRAGVKLVCIPQRGGKRTPRREAYESSAAFKQGQRFRAGIEGRISVLFRGRGMKRCLAEGPDRFELWVGAAVLANNLMRIAALLIARSTRRRKAA